The DNA segment AAGAAATCGCCCGAAACTACCAATCCTTGTAAATGTGGAATCCCGCAAAGGAATGGTTTGTGAATCATCAAACAGGGAGGGATGAATCATGAGCGCAGAAAGTGAAATTCTTGCCATTGAAAAGGCTATGTCCGATGCATTTAATGCCGGAAAAATTGAAGGAATCCTGAAATATTTTGACGAGGACATGATCGGATTTTCTTCAACTCAATACGAGAGACTGGTGGGCATCAATGCCTTACGGGAAACATTTCATTATTATTTGAAGGAAGCTGATCATCTGGAATACAATATGGTGAGCCCGATCATCAAGCTTCTGGACGAGAATGTAGCCATTGCCACTTTTTATTGGTTGGTGGTTTTGTTTAATGGAAAAACCCGCCGGGAGATTCAGGGACGCGGTACCCATGTTTATTTAAAAAAGGATGAGGGCTGGAAAATCGTCCACGAGCATTTTTCGCGATCGCATCATCAGTAGGCGTAAGCTTGATTGATTTGAACAGCTCACACATGTTTAGTCGCGCATTCGCGGCGCTTGTTTCTTTAATTTCACTTACGCGCGAATTTTCGGTAAAAATCGATTAAACCTGAATAATTCATTAGCCACAAAGTCACAAAGACACAAAGGTGTAATAAATAAAAAGATAAATAAATATTTATTGAAACAGGAAAATGTACAAAACAAACTTAGTTTCAAATATCCAATTATTTTAATTATGATAACCTTCGTGACTTAGGGTCTTCGTGGCGAAAATTTTTGAATAATGCAGGCAGAGAATAGGCTTTTGCAAAGAACAGGAAATAATCAATTTGGAACAGATCGAATGAGTGCAAAGCTAAGGAGTTTAAATGGAAACAATTTCAAAAAAAATGGCTTCCTTTGCCGTTGGATTAAAATACGAGGATTTGCCTGAAGACGTTATTGCGACCGCCAAGCGGTTTCTCTTCGACGCGTTGGGATGTGCCTTTGGGGGGTACAAAGTTGAGGATGCTGAAATTGCGCGTCAGGTTGTGGGAGAAATGGGTGGGAATCCGGAGGCAACTGTTATGGGCTCCGGGCAGCGTACATCTGCGGTCAATGCGAGCTTGATAAACAGTTTGATGGTCCGCGCGATGGATTACAACGATATTTACTGGAAGCAGGACCCCAGTCATCCCAGCGATCTCATTCCTGCAGTGCTGGCGGCCGCGGAAAAAAATGGGAAATCGGGCAAGGATATTCTTGTGGGAATTGTTTTGGCTTACGAATTTGAGATGCGCTTGTGTGAATTTGCCATCCCGGGAATTCGTGAACGCAAATGGCACCATGCCACACTGACGCAATTTGCGTCGCCGATTGGGGCCGGAAAAATGCTGGATCTGACCGTTGAACAAATGACCCATGCCATCGGCATCTCCGGAAGCCACAATTTTACGCCCGGAGCGGTAACGGCCGGAAAGCTGACCATGATGAAAAATACCGTAGATCCCATGGCGGTTCAAAGCGGGGTTTTTGCCGCACAATTGGCCCAGAAGGGCTATCAGGGTCCGGAAGCCATTTTTGAGGGAAAAGAGGGCTTTGTCGATACCTTTGGGGGGGAATTCGATCTGGATGTCCTGACAGAAGGACTGGGTGATTCGTACCGAATTATGGAGTGTTCGATGAAGGCTTTTCCGACGGAAGCGCTGACGCATTCCCCCATCACGGCTACACTGGATTTGGTTCACCAGGAAAAGATAACGCCTGAAAAGGTAAAACGGGTGGTGGTTCACACCATTGAACGCGCTCGTGACATTCTGGCCGATCCCTCGAAATACAAGCCCACAACAAAGGAGACGGCCGATCACAGTCTGCCGTATGTGGTGGCGGCGGCTCTGGTTGATGGCAAAATAACACCGGAGCAGTTTTCCGCAGAAAAACTGACGAACAAACAAATTTGGGCCTTATTACCCAAAATTGAAGTGGTGGCCGATTCCGAATTGGAAGCGGTTTTCCCGGAATTAAAGGCGGCTCTGGTTGAGATTGAAACAACCGATGGCAAAATCCACCGGAAACGGGTGGATTATCCGAAAGGGGATTACCGGTCACCGATGAGTGAAGAGGAATTGCGGGTGAAATTTAGTAGCCTGGCTGCTCCGATATTTTCTGAACACAAGCAAGAAATTATCGAAGATGCCGTCTGGCATCTGGAAGAGATTCCTCAGGCATCGGATTTTATGAAATTGATGGTTGCAGATAAGGAATAAAGTACGAGTTTCGTAAATGTAAGGAACGTGCTATGAATCGGGAAGATGCGGTTACGCTGTTAAGAGAGTATACGAAAAATGAGAATCTGATCAAACATGCTCTGGCCGTTGAGGCGGCCATGCGGGCGTATGCCCGCAAATTTGGCGAGGATGAAGAATTGTGGGGCATTACAGGGCTCCT comes from the Calditrichota bacterium genome and includes:
- a CDS encoding MmgE/PrpD family protein — protein: METISKKMASFAVGLKYEDLPEDVIATAKRFLFDALGCAFGGYKVEDAEIARQVVGEMGGNPEATVMGSGQRTSAVNASLINSLMVRAMDYNDIYWKQDPSHPSDLIPAVLAAAEKNGKSGKDILVGIVLAYEFEMRLCEFAIPGIRERKWHHATLTQFASPIGAGKMLDLTVEQMTHAIGISGSHNFTPGAVTAGKLTMMKNTVDPMAVQSGVFAAQLAQKGYQGPEAIFEGKEGFVDTFGGEFDLDVLTEGLGDSYRIMECSMKAFPTEALTHSPITATLDLVHQEKITPEKVKRVVVHTIERARDILADPSKYKPTTKETADHSLPYVVAAALVDGKITPEQFSAEKLTNKQIWALLPKIEVVADSELEAVFPELKAALVEIETTDGKIHRKRVDYPKGDYRSPMSEEELRVKFSSLAAPIFSEHKQEIIEDAVWHLEEIPQASDFMKLMVADKE
- a CDS encoding nuclear transport factor 2 family protein translates to MSAESEILAIEKAMSDAFNAGKIEGILKYFDEDMIGFSSTQYERLVGINALRETFHYYLKEADHLEYNMVSPIIKLLDENVAIATFYWLVVLFNGKTRREIQGRGTHVYLKKDEGWKIVHEHFSRSHHQ